A portion of the uncultured Draconibacterium sp. genome contains these proteins:
- a CDS encoding DUF1080 domain-containing protein: MTTTYKLFGIVLLAGTMLLSACNSKPKTEQEVGKSDENWIQLFNGKDLDDWTPKFTGYELGVNYKNTFRVEDGLLSVSYDDWDEWNGEFGHLFYKDEFSHYRLRVEYRFVGPQLKNAPNWAFRNNGLMIHGQTAESMELDQAFPTSIEVQLLGGVTGQGERPTMNLCTPGTNVVMNGELIEPHTINSTAETQYDDKWVTVEAEVHGGDIIRHFVDGVEVLYYEKPQLDPRDPTYEKLVPADGNKMLTKGTISIQAEGHSTDFRKIELLVLDE, translated from the coding sequence ATGACAACAACTTACAAACTCTTTGGAATTGTCCTTTTGGCGGGTACTATGCTTTTATCGGCGTGCAATTCGAAACCTAAAACAGAGCAGGAGGTAGGCAAATCAGATGAAAACTGGATACAGTTGTTTAATGGTAAAGATTTAGACGATTGGACGCCAAAATTTACAGGGTACGAGTTAGGTGTTAATTACAAAAATACGTTCCGGGTTGAAGATGGTTTGCTAAGCGTTTCGTACGACGATTGGGACGAGTGGAATGGTGAATTCGGGCACTTGTTTTACAAGGATGAATTTTCGCACTACCGCTTGCGGGTTGAGTATCGTTTTGTAGGGCCTCAGTTAAAAAATGCGCCGAATTGGGCATTTCGAAATAACGGCTTGATGATTCATGGCCAGACCGCAGAATCGATGGAATTGGATCAGGCATTTCCAACATCAATAGAAGTGCAGTTGTTGGGCGGTGTTACCGGACAAGGTGAGCGTCCAACAATGAACCTTTGCACACCCGGCACAAACGTGGTGATGAACGGAGAGTTAATTGAGCCACACACCATCAACTCAACCGCGGAAACTCAATATGATGACAAGTGGGTGACTGTTGAGGCAGAAGTGCATGGAGGAGATATTATCCGTCATTTTGTTGATGGAGTGGAAGTGTTGTATTACGAAAAGCCACAGCTTGATCCGCGTGATCCTACTTATGAAAAACTTGTGCCGGCCGATGGAAACAAGATGCTTACAAAGGGCACGATTTCTATCCAGGCTGAAGGTCATAGCACAGATTTCAGAAAAATTGAATTGCTGGTTTTGGATGAATAG
- a CDS encoding DMT family transporter, translating to MKNLFRTTTFLAIVACLLWSTAFAGVKIGLEYHSPFQFAGIRFTISGLLMFLYFGKPKRYFSELKHNLKFILLLSLVQIFAQYALFYSGINLLPGSLSAMIVGSQPLFIALVAHFSFNNDKMTPLKTISILIGVVGIAIITLGRSKVEMSGYLEYIGIAILLVNNIVSGYSNVLVAKHTGTISPVVLSSTSLIIGGLMLSVVSIPVEGIHLGPFPPEYWYALAWLSFLSAAAITIWYSLLKRPGVKVSLLNVWKFLIPVSGAALSWMLLSNEKPDLVSIIGMLIIAVSLVSLNYANRREQKLAAQKNQH from the coding sequence ATGAAAAATCTTTTCCGAACAACTACATTTTTAGCAATTGTTGCCTGCCTTTTATGGTCGACCGCTTTTGCGGGCGTTAAAATAGGATTGGAATATCATAGTCCATTCCAGTTTGCAGGTATTCGTTTTACCATTTCCGGCCTGCTTATGTTTTTGTATTTCGGAAAACCAAAACGCTATTTTTCTGAATTAAAACATAACCTGAAATTTATTTTACTGCTTTCTCTTGTGCAGATATTCGCGCAATATGCGCTGTTTTACAGTGGCATTAACTTGCTTCCCGGTTCGTTATCTGCTATGATTGTTGGATCGCAACCACTTTTTATTGCGCTGGTTGCTCACTTCTCGTTTAACAACGACAAAATGACGCCACTAAAAACAATAAGTATTTTAATTGGTGTTGTCGGCATTGCAATCATCACGCTCGGCCGCTCGAAAGTTGAGATGAGTGGCTACCTGGAATATATTGGTATTGCCATATTACTGGTGAACAATATTGTTTCAGGCTATTCCAACGTACTTGTCGCCAAACACACAGGCACAATTTCGCCGGTAGTTTTAAGTTCCACTTCGCTGATTATCGGAGGTTTAATGCTGTCAGTTGTTTCTATTCCGGTTGAAGGGATTCATCTTGGGCCGTTCCCGCCAGAATACTGGTATGCATTGGCGTGGCTCAGCTTTTTGTCGGCAGCTGCCATTACAATCTGGTATTCGTTATTGAAAAGACCGGGCGTAAAAGTTTCATTACTGAATGTATGGAAATTTCTGATTCCCGTTTCCGGTGCAGCGCTCAGCTGGATGTTGTTGAGCAATGAAAAACCTGATCTTGTTTCAATTATTGGAATGTTGATTATTGCCGTATCGCTGGTTAGTCTTAATTATGCCAACAGAAGAGAGCAAAAGCTTGCGGCCCAAAAGAATCAGCATTAA
- a CDS encoding MaoC family dehydratase, which translates to MEKRIINNYEEFEALLGQVIGVSDYVQITQDQIDKFADATLDYQWIHTDPERAAKESPFKTTIAHGYLSLSMLTYLWYNVVDVRNVKMIVNYGIESLRFQQPVKVNDKIRATVSLNDIKNLRGIAKIQVKIVVDIEGERKPAYDCLVNFLYHFE; encoded by the coding sequence ATGGAAAAACGAATTATCAACAACTACGAAGAGTTTGAAGCCCTTTTGGGGCAGGTTATTGGAGTTTCAGATTATGTTCAGATAACTCAGGATCAGATAGATAAATTTGCAGATGCTACGCTTGATTACCAGTGGATACACACTGATCCGGAGCGTGCTGCTAAAGAATCGCCGTTTAAAACCACCATCGCACACGGTTATTTATCTTTGTCGATGTTAACTTACCTGTGGTACAATGTTGTTGATGTACGAAATGTAAAGATGATCGTGAATTATGGAATCGAAAGTTTACGTTTCCAGCAACCGGTAAAAGTGAATGACAAAATCAGGGCAACGGTATCGTTAAACGATATTAAAAACCTGCGCGGAATTGCGAAAATTCAGGTGAAAATTGTGGTTGATATTGAAGGCGAGCGGAAACCGGCCTACGATTGTTTGGTAAATTTCCTTTACCACTTTGAATAA
- a CDS encoding low molecular weight protein-tyrosine-phosphatase, with the protein MDKTKVLFVCLGNICRSPSAEAVFNGVVKNAGLSKQFEVDSAGTSGWHAGEPADRRMQSHAIRRDYNLTSISRKFNPHYDFDYFDYIIGMDDSNMQNLKSMARNSNDLQKLHKMTDFSSDGRYDEVPDPYYGGADGFELVLDLLEDACEGLLKDIETKRSE; encoded by the coding sequence ATGGATAAAACAAAAGTCCTTTTCGTATGTCTCGGAAACATTTGTCGCTCGCCAAGTGCAGAGGCAGTTTTTAACGGCGTTGTAAAAAATGCCGGTTTAAGCAAGCAATTTGAAGTGGATTCTGCCGGAACATCAGGCTGGCATGCCGGAGAACCAGCCGACAGAAGAATGCAATCGCATGCCATACGTCGCGATTATAACCTTACAAGTATTTCAAGAAAGTTTAATCCGCATTACGATTTCGATTATTTCGATTACATTATCGGGATGGACGACAGCAATATGCAAAACTTAAAAAGTATGGCCCGCAACAGCAATGACTTGCAAAAGCTACACAAAATGACAGACTTTAGCAGCGATGGTCGATACGACGAGGTACCTGATCCGTATTACGGAGGCGCCGATGGTTTTGAGTTGGTACTCGACCTGCTGGAAGACGCGTGCGAGGGGCTTCTGAAAGATATTGAAACAAAAAGATCTGAGTAA
- the aroE gene encoding shikimate dehydrogenase (AroE; catalyzes the conversion of shikimate to 3-dehydroshikimate) — protein MKKYGLLGYPLTHSFSKRYFTERFETEKIDSTYDNFEIDAITKFLEVVKDNPEVIGFNVTIPYKEQVIPYLDELNDSAKEIGAVNTIRVTRTENGVHLKGFNTDTFGFESSLKPLLKEHHKKALILGTGGASKALKYVLNKLGIEYVSASIEELKEKEIRYEDIDEQLMGERLLIINATPLGTYPKVETSPNIPYEFVTDKHLLFDLVYNPEVTQFMAKGQAKGATVKNGYEMLLNQAKKSYEIWNSEE, from the coding sequence ATGAAAAAATACGGATTATTAGGCTACCCACTCACTCACTCATTTTCAAAACGCTATTTCACCGAACGTTTTGAAACGGAAAAAATAGATTCAACTTATGACAATTTCGAAATCGATGCGATAACCAAATTTCTGGAGGTAGTAAAAGACAATCCGGAGGTAATCGGATTTAACGTTACCATTCCTTACAAAGAGCAGGTAATTCCTTATCTGGATGAACTAAATGATTCGGCAAAAGAGATTGGCGCTGTTAATACAATTCGCGTTACACGAACTGAAAACGGCGTGCACTTAAAAGGATTTAATACCGATACTTTTGGTTTTGAGTCATCGCTAAAACCGCTTTTAAAAGAGCATCATAAAAAAGCACTGATCCTTGGAACAGGTGGAGCTTCGAAAGCATTAAAATATGTACTCAATAAATTGGGTATCGAATACGTTTCGGCATCGATTGAAGAACTTAAAGAAAAAGAAATTCGCTACGAAGACATCGACGAGCAATTAATGGGTGAACGCTTGTTAATTATCAACGCCACGCCACTAGGAACCTATCCAAAAGTTGAGACTTCCCCGAATATTCCTTACGAATTTGTAACTGACAAACATTTACTTTTTGACTTGGTGTATAATCCTGAAGTAACACAGTTTATGGCCAAAGGACAAGCCAAAGGAGCCACAGTTAAAAATGGTTACGAAATGTTACTGAATCAGGCTAAAAAGTCGTATGAAATCTGGAACTCGGAGGAATAA
- a CDS encoding DUF368 domain-containing protein — translation MNRSAKDYFTLVLKGMGMGAADVVPGVSGGTIAFITGIYEELINSIKSINLTAIKLLLSFKLAEFWKAINGTFLISVFIGVGISVFSLAKGLEYLLHHYPILVWSFFFGLIVASAIYVARSIKRWKADTIIGGLAGIVIAYLITVITPAEANTSYWFIFLSGAIAICAMILPGISGSFILVLLGMYKFILSAVGDMNLAVILTFLVGAAVGIIAFSNVLSWLLKKYHNTTIAVLAGFMVGSLNKVWPWKEVTQTIIDRYGEIKPIAERNILPGTYEQITGHEAWLLGAIVLAVAGFALIFVVEGIGKKLNK, via the coding sequence ATGAACAGATCAGCAAAAGATTATTTTACTCTGGTATTAAAGGGAATGGGAATGGGTGCTGCCGATGTAGTACCGGGCGTTTCCGGAGGAACAATTGCTTTTATAACTGGTATTTACGAAGAATTGATTAACTCGATAAAGTCGATCAACTTAACCGCGATAAAGCTGTTGCTCAGTTTTAAACTGGCCGAATTCTGGAAAGCCATTAACGGCACTTTCCTTATTAGTGTTTTTATCGGTGTTGGTATTAGCGTTTTCTCACTGGCAAAAGGGCTGGAGTATTTGCTTCATCACTACCCAATTTTAGTGTGGTCGTTCTTTTTCGGACTGATCGTTGCATCGGCCATTTATGTGGCACGCTCCATTAAACGGTGGAAAGCTGACACCATAATTGGCGGCTTGGCCGGGATTGTAATTGCGTACCTGATAACAGTAATTACGCCTGCCGAAGCAAACACCAGCTACTGGTTTATTTTTCTGTCGGGAGCCATTGCCATTTGTGCGATGATTCTGCCAGGTATTTCAGGTAGTTTTATTCTGGTATTACTGGGAATGTACAAATTCATCCTATCGGCAGTTGGCGACATGAATCTGGCTGTGATCCTCACCTTCCTTGTGGGAGCAGCAGTTGGGATTATCGCTTTTTCAAATGTATTATCGTGGTTGCTGAAAAAATATCACAATACAACCATAGCCGTGTTGGCTGGTTTTATGGTAGGATCGTTAAACAAAGTATGGCCCTGGAAAGAAGTTACACAAACCATTATTGATCGTTATGGCGAAATAAAACCCATTGCCGAACGTAATATTTTACCCGGTACATACGAGCAAATCACAGGACACGAAGCCTGGTTGCTGGGTGCAATTGTTTTGGCAGTTGCCGGGTTTGCACTCATATTTGTTGTTGAAGGAATTGGAAAAAAATTGAATAAGTAA
- a CDS encoding tetratricopeptide repeat protein, with amino-acid sequence MNEERDNFREEDISEALKRFKSSLVSGRLKYFDVSEFEGIVEQLMEEGDLQSSEIAAKQGIQIHPNAVPLHLKYAQILLSKGKYDQAQKYLDFAEKVENTNPDVHLLKGSASLIMGNEDLAKASFKKAIKVGNGETDDILYHVGSAFIQIGEIREAISYFKKAIKLNPRHELALYDLAFFTDQIGDYKHSIKYYNRFIDNDVYNYTAWFNLGIVYNKADMHDKAIEAYEYTLAINENFHMALFNIGNALANSGRFKEAIDKYMEFLEFDPDNDDAYCYMGECYLNLDDQLQSEHNYLKAISINQDNDTAHFGVGLIMWIAKKYDRSIDYIKKAIKIDKQNSEYWLTLGKVQNDADDLDEAVKAFKQGARVDAENTEIWLTWAETLMKHGETKGAIRILKKAIDNNDDSMLKYRLVAILLGARKRKEAYEWLQSAMMQDFENINYLFDIYPRALKSKQLKKVVDDFRRGDK; translated from the coding sequence ATGAACGAGGAAAGAGATAATTTCAGGGAAGAAGATATTAGTGAGGCACTTAAACGCTTTAAGAGCTCTTTGGTTTCGGGCCGCTTAAAGTATTTCGACGTATCGGAATTTGAAGGAATTGTAGAGCAGTTAATGGAAGAAGGCGATTTGCAGTCTTCTGAAATTGCAGCTAAACAAGGCATTCAAATCCATCCAAATGCGGTTCCTCTTCATTTAAAGTATGCACAAATTCTGCTGAGCAAAGGTAAATACGACCAGGCTCAGAAATACCTCGATTTTGCTGAGAAGGTTGAAAATACCAATCCCGATGTTCACCTGTTAAAAGGTTCGGCATCGCTGATTATGGGTAACGAAGACCTTGCAAAAGCATCGTTCAAAAAAGCAATTAAAGTAGGGAACGGAGAAACCGACGACATTTTATACCACGTTGGTTCGGCGTTTATTCAGATTGGCGAAATACGTGAGGCCATTTCGTATTTCAAAAAGGCCATAAAACTGAATCCGAGACACGAGTTGGCGCTTTATGATCTGGCTTTCTTTACTGATCAGATTGGCGATTACAAACACAGCATAAAATACTACAATCGTTTTATCGATAACGATGTGTACAATTATACCGCATGGTTTAACCTGGGAATTGTTTACAACAAAGCCGATATGCACGACAAGGCAATTGAAGCTTACGAGTACACCCTGGCGATAAACGAGAATTTCCACATGGCCCTATTCAATATCGGAAATGCACTGGCAAATTCGGGGCGTTTTAAAGAGGCCATCGATAAGTACATGGAATTTCTTGAATTTGACCCGGATAACGATGACGCCTATTGTTACATGGGCGAATGCTACCTGAACCTGGACGACCAGTTGCAATCGGAACACAATTACCTGAAAGCAATTTCGATAAATCAGGATAACGACACCGCTCATTTTGGAGTTGGGCTGATTATGTGGATCGCGAAGAAGTACGACAGAAGTATCGACTACATCAAAAAAGCCATTAAAATCGACAAGCAAAATTCGGAATACTGGTTGACTTTAGGTAAAGTACAAAACGATGCTGATGATTTGGACGAAGCAGTAAAAGCTTTTAAACAAGGTGCCCGTGTTGATGCCGAGAACACTGAGATCTGGCTTACATGGGCAGAAACCTTAATGAAGCACGGTGAAACAAAAGGAGCCATCCGAATTCTGAAAAAGGCTATCGACAACAACGACGACTCGATGCTAAAATACCGTTTGGTTGCCATATTACTTGGAGCCCGAAAACGCAAAGAAGCATACGAGTGGTTGCAATCGGCAATGATGCAGGATTTTGAAAACATAAATTACCTGTTTGATATTTATCCGCGGGCATTAAAAAGCAAGCAACTAAAAAAGGTTGTCGACGATTTCCGCCGGGGCGATAAATAA
- a CDS encoding DUF4301 family protein: MFSEKDKQQIQQRGSKIETVQNQIENFKKGFPYLPIQDAASVGKGIIRLSAEDLKKRGDRYDAKIAAGTKALKFVPASGAASRMFKALFQALEDFQNQPNEDVLAANRDAAQYVTDLDKFAFAEELKKAISDDGEKLSATTKLDYLLTEKGLNYGAKPKGLLKFHSYEDGARTPFEEHLVEGAKYAADKDNKASLHFTVSPEHQPGFEALLAEIKAKYEEQLGIEFDVTFSQQKPSTDTIAVDLENEPFRNADGSLLFRPGGHGALIENLNDLDADIIFIKNIDNVVPDRLKQPTIDFKKGLAGVLLKHQEKLFYYQHELNEKHYTALNSNFLAEAANFLENTLNTKPAKNHYYTEREELYHYLKEKYNRPLRVCGMVKNEGEPGGGPFWAMNADGTVSLQVVESSQIDPDSVQQQNIVQHATHFNPVDLVCAVKNYKGEKYDLTQFTDPATGFISQKSKDGKELKAQELPGLWNGAMSNWNTLFVEVPIETFNPVKKVNDLLRDQHL; encoded by the coding sequence ATGTTCTCAGAAAAAGATAAGCAGCAAATTCAACAGCGCGGCAGCAAAATAGAAACCGTGCAAAATCAGATTGAAAATTTCAAAAAAGGCTTCCCCTACTTACCAATTCAAGATGCCGCTTCGGTGGGAAAAGGTATTATTCGTTTAAGTGCTGAAGATTTAAAGAAAAGGGGCGACCGCTACGATGCTAAAATTGCAGCAGGAACAAAAGCCTTAAAATTTGTACCGGCATCAGGTGCTGCAAGCCGCATGTTTAAAGCACTTTTTCAGGCATTGGAAGATTTCCAGAATCAGCCAAACGAAGATGTTTTGGCCGCCAACCGTGATGCGGCACAATATGTTACCGACCTCGACAAATTTGCATTTGCCGAAGAACTGAAAAAAGCCATTTCCGATGATGGGGAAAAACTTTCGGCAACGACTAAACTCGACTATCTTTTAACCGAAAAAGGACTGAATTATGGAGCAAAACCCAAGGGGCTGCTTAAATTTCATTCGTACGAAGATGGTGCAAGAACGCCTTTTGAAGAGCACCTGGTTGAAGGCGCAAAATACGCGGCCGACAAAGACAATAAAGCCAGCCTTCACTTTACCGTTTCGCCCGAGCATCAACCGGGATTTGAAGCTTTGCTTGCAGAAATAAAAGCTAAATACGAAGAGCAGTTGGGAATTGAGTTTGACGTGACTTTCAGTCAGCAAAAACCATCAACCGACACCATTGCTGTTGATTTGGAAAATGAACCATTCCGAAATGCTGATGGAAGTTTGTTGTTCCGTCCGGGTGGTCACGGTGCGTTAATCGAGAACCTGAACGATCTGGATGCCGATATCATTTTTATAAAAAACATCGACAATGTGGTTCCCGATCGGTTGAAACAACCAACCATCGATTTCAAAAAAGGACTGGCAGGAGTGTTGCTTAAACATCAGGAAAAGCTGTTTTATTATCAGCACGAATTAAACGAAAAACATTATACAGCGCTCAACAGTAACTTTTTAGCCGAAGCAGCCAACTTTTTGGAGAATACGCTGAATACCAAACCGGCCAAAAATCATTATTACACCGAGCGCGAAGAACTTTATCACTACTTGAAAGAAAAGTACAACCGCCCACTACGCGTTTGCGGAATGGTGAAAAACGAGGGAGAACCGGGTGGTGGACCATTTTGGGCAATGAATGCCGACGGCACAGTTTCGCTACAGGTAGTTGAAAGTTCGCAGATCGATCCGGACAGTGTTCAACAACAAAATATTGTTCAACACGCCACGCACTTTAATCCGGTTGACCTGGTTTGTGCAGTAAAAAATTACAAAGGAGAAAAATACGATCTCACCCAATTTACCGATCCGGCAACCGGCTTTATTTCGCAAAAATCAAAAGACGGAAAAGAACTGAAAGCACAGGAGTTACCGGGATTGTGGAACGGTGCGATGAGCAACTGGAACACCCTTTTTGTTGAGGTTCCGATTGAAACGTTCAACCCGGTAAAAAAGGTAAACGACCTATTGCGCGATCAACACTTGTAA
- a CDS encoding TIGR01212 family radical SAM protein (This family includes YhcC from E. coli K-12, an uncharacterized radical SAM protein.): MQNKTYSWGHDRRYNDFPTYFRMLFSERVQKVSVDAGFTCPNRDGTKGTGGCAYCNNKTFKPTYCNLENSVTSQVEKGIAFFAKKYKSMRFLAYFQAYTNTYAPIDDLKRLYEEALEHPKVVGLVISTRPDCIYPDLLDYLEELSQKVYVMVELGVESHLDRTLESINRGHSYAEAVWAIEETAKRGINNCAHMILGLPGETRDELLDQAKTISKLPMKNLKLHQLQIHKKTLLEKQFLQYPESFKLYTADEYIDLVIDYLELLNPKIIVERFISQAPPEMLIAPKWGLKNFEFVAKVEKRLKERDTWQGKHFV, from the coding sequence ATGCAAAACAAAACATACAGCTGGGGACACGACAGGCGATACAACGATTTTCCAACTTATTTCAGAATGCTTTTTTCGGAGCGGGTACAAAAAGTATCGGTTGATGCCGGTTTTACCTGCCCGAACCGCGACGGTACAAAAGGTACCGGCGGATGCGCTTATTGCAACAATAAAACCTTTAAACCCACTTATTGCAACCTGGAAAACAGCGTGACCAGCCAGGTTGAGAAAGGTATTGCTTTTTTTGCTAAGAAATACAAGTCGATGCGGTTTTTGGCCTATTTTCAGGCCTATACAAATACATATGCCCCGATTGATGATTTAAAACGTTTGTACGAAGAAGCGCTGGAACATCCGAAAGTGGTTGGATTGGTTATTTCAACGCGCCCTGATTGTATTTATCCTGATTTGCTGGATTACCTTGAAGAACTCAGCCAAAAAGTATATGTAATGGTTGAGTTGGGAGTGGAGTCGCACCTCGACAGAACTTTGGAAAGCATTAATCGCGGACACTCCTATGCCGAAGCTGTTTGGGCGATTGAGGAAACCGCAAAACGTGGCATAAATAATTGTGCGCATATGATTCTTGGTTTACCCGGCGAAACTCGTGACGAACTGCTGGATCAGGCCAAAACGATTTCGAAATTACCGATGAAAAACTTAAAGTTACATCAGCTTCAAATTCACAAAAAAACGCTGCTCGAAAAACAGTTTCTGCAGTATCCTGAAAGTTTTAAACTTTACACGGCCGATGAATACATTGATCTGGTAATCGATTATTTAGAGCTATTAAATCCCAAAATTATTGTAGAACGTTTTATCAGCCAGGCACCTCCCGAAATGCTGATCGCCCCAAAGTGGGGATTAAAGAACTTTGAATTTGTTGCCAAAGTAGAAAAACGCCTAAAAGAGCGTGATACGTGGCAAGGAAAACACTTTGTTTAA
- a CDS encoding DUF3857 domain-containing protein — protein sequence MKNLLITLITIFCFNLVNAQHFSFEYGKVSKADIDLTQYEKDKSAEAVVIYDKGSSYFVQNNSGYNLIFERSKRFKILKEAGIEYAEIEIPFYREGNIFEKIYDLEACTYNFENGQLTRTPLNADSWNDEIYNDYWMIRKVAMPNVKEGSIIEFRYKISSQYLFNLRDWEFQSRIPTIYSEYKAAMIPFYEYIYLAQRTGNSLETESYTDKRYTHEFAGTKYNDVINKFSMKDIPAFNSEDYITSINDYIIKIDFQLASINYPDGRVEEIMTTWPELKKEYENHSDFGKYINKCEKAASKIIDLDLLADKTANEKFEYVINFVKNNYSWNEHNGKYASKSTKDILKDQYGNAADINLLATGLLRAAGINTTPVLISTRTNGKVSNNYPFNHYFNYVILMANIDGKNILSDATDVDVAYDRIPSRCINDQGLLVTPDENVKWIGLQCKFPSTLAYDFEIDITKKTSNVKVKSFSSEYMAFRLKDIIGKDQKKLKEYLENENYKIENAVFAEVSNKNKEVRYEYELTMSPEQIADKTYINPFLDKAIEDNPLNQPSRSYPIDMTYPTKRILTSTIIIPEGYELDHKPEDYKINNNLFGLDYSVEQKENRIKVVLMTDFKESVYEADDYAKIKFYFNEIVKRGNEKIVLKKI from the coding sequence ATGAAAAACCTTTTGATTACACTAATTACAATCTTTTGTTTCAACCTTGTAAATGCTCAACATTTTTCGTTTGAATACGGGAAAGTAAGTAAAGCAGATATTGACTTAACACAGTACGAAAAAGATAAATCAGCGGAGGCTGTAGTTATTTATGATAAAGGTTCTTCCTATTTTGTTCAAAATAATAGCGGATATAATTTAATTTTTGAGCGATCTAAACGATTCAAGATTTTGAAAGAGGCAGGAATTGAATACGCAGAAATTGAAATCCCATTTTACCGCGAAGGAAATATATTTGAAAAAATATATGATTTAGAGGCATGCACTTACAATTTCGAAAACGGACAATTGACTCGTACCCCTTTAAATGCCGATTCATGGAACGATGAAATTTACAACGATTACTGGATGATTAGAAAAGTTGCAATGCCCAACGTTAAAGAAGGATCAATTATTGAATTTAGATATAAAATATCGTCGCAATATCTGTTTAATCTAAGAGACTGGGAATTTCAGAGTAGAATACCCACAATATATAGTGAATATAAAGCTGCTATGATTCCCTTTTATGAATACATTTATCTAGCCCAAAGAACAGGAAATTCGCTTGAAACAGAATCGTATACAGATAAAAGATACACGCATGAATTTGCTGGAACAAAATACAATGATGTTATTAACAAGTTCTCAATGAAAGACATTCCGGCATTTAATAGTGAAGATTACATCACTTCGATCAATGATTATATTATTAAAATTGATTTTCAACTCGCATCGATCAATTATCCCGATGGCCGAGTAGAAGAAATTATGACCACTTGGCCAGAATTAAAAAAAGAATATGAAAATCATAGCGACTTTGGCAAATACATTAACAAGTGTGAAAAAGCAGCTTCTAAAATTATAGATTTAGATCTTCTTGCGGATAAAACTGCCAATGAAAAATTTGAATACGTAATTAACTTCGTAAAAAATAATTATAGCTGGAACGAGCACAATGGGAAATATGCTTCAAAGTCAACTAAGGACATTCTAAAAGACCAATATGGTAATGCCGCTGATATAAATTTACTGGCAACCGGATTATTACGTGCAGCAGGAATCAATACTACTCCCGTATTAATTAGTACTCGAACCAATGGTAAAGTAAGCAACAATTACCCTTTTAACCATTATTTCAACTATGTAATATTAATGGCCAACATCGATGGGAAAAATATATTGAGCGATGCAACAGATGTGGATGTAGCTTATGATAGAATTCCGTCGCGATGCATTAACGATCAAGGTTTGCTTGTAACTCCAGACGAAAATGTAAAATGGATTGGCTTACAGTGTAAGTTCCCCTCAACTTTGGCCTATGATTTTGAAATTGATATAACTAAAAAGACCTCAAACGTAAAAGTAAAATCCTTTTCTTCTGAATATATGGCCTTTCGATTAAAAGATATTATTGGCAAAGACCAGAAAAAACTTAAAGAATACCTTGAAAATGAGAATTATAAAATAGAAAATGCGGTATTTGCTGAAGTATCAAACAAAAATAAAGAGGTTCGGTACGAATATGAATTAACAATGTCGCCGGAACAAATCGCAGACAAAACATACATTAATCCATTTTTAGACAAAGCCATTGAAGACAACCCATTAAATCAACCATCAAGGTCATATCCTATTGATATGACATATCCTACGAAGCGAATTTTAACTTCAACTATTATTATTCCCGAAGGATATGAACTCGATCATAAACCTGAAGATTATAAGATTAATAACAATCTCTTTGGACTCGATTATTCAGTTGAACAAAAGGAAAATCGAATTAAAGTTGTGTTAATGACAGATTTTAAAGAATCAGTTTATGAAGCTGATGATTATGCAAAAATTAAATTCTATTTTAATGAAATAGTTAAAAGAGGAAATGAGAAGATAGTGCTCAAAAAAATATAG